From the Solanum stenotomum isolate F172 chromosome 4, ASM1918654v1, whole genome shotgun sequence genome, one window contains:
- the LOC125861447 gene encoding probable 2-oxoglutarate/Fe(II)-dependent dioxygenase, which translates to MFRWDTLEAYSAEWKELSEKIFKIMAKSLGMKGEDLNEVFDGGEQAMSMYYNPKCPQEGVVMGLNPHTDLAGLTILSQQNEVEGLHIKKDGAWISITPLPKAIVINVGDMLEIVTNEIYKGVEHRSVLNPNKERLPIATFFKPKRDYHLTPARRLVTPRNPVKFKQIGIVAEYFIKF; encoded by the exons ATGTTTAGATG GGATACCTTAGAAGCATACTCAGCAGAATGGAAGGAACTATCGgagaaaatattcaaaataatggCGAAATCATTAGGAATGAAAGGAGAAGATTTGAATGAAGTTTTTGATGGAGGAGAGCAAGCAATGAGCATGTATTACAATCCTAAGTGTCCTCAAGAAGGTGTTGTTATGGGGCTAAACCCCCACACTGATCTTGCTGGCTTGACCATACTTTCTCAACAAAATGAAGTGGAAGGTCTACATATCAAGAAAGATGGTGCTTGGATCTCTATTACACCTTTGCCAAAGGCCATTGTTATCAACGTTGGAGACATGCTAGAG ATAGTGACGAATGAAATTTATAAAGGTGTTGAACATCGATCAGTTCTCAATCCAAACAAGGAAAGATTACCCATCGCTacattttttaaaccaaaaaggGACTATCATTTAACTCCAGCACGGAGACTTGTCACTCCTCGAAATCCTGTAAAATTCAAGCAAATTGGTATTGTTGCTGAATACTTCATTAAATTCTAA